From one Peredibacter starrii genomic stretch:
- a CDS encoding TIGR02147 family protein, producing MKKTLFDYLDYKLYLNERIDNSPSKGRGIKLKIAEYLNCQSAFVSQVLNGIPHFSLEQGVKLNSFLGHTKEESRFFLLLLQLERAGTNELRDYFMEEIKDILSKRSEIKNRIDIKKSLKPVDQQIYYSSWYYGAIHMLLSIKEFQTAEKIIERLHLSREKVTEILNFLQDTGLAVKKGEHYEIGVTRIHLNKDSPQIQRHHTNWRLRAIDSIDLNLNQDLHYSSLVSMSRKDVPVVREILLKAIEDCRKVIKESKEEEIQAICIDFFKG from the coding sequence ATGAAAAAGACACTTTTCGATTACCTCGATTACAAGCTTTACCTCAATGAGCGAATTGATAATTCTCCCTCTAAGGGCAGGGGGATAAAGCTTAAAATCGCCGAGTATCTTAACTGCCAGTCTGCTTTTGTTTCTCAGGTCTTAAATGGCATTCCTCATTTTAGCCTCGAGCAGGGAGTAAAACTCAATTCTTTCCTCGGACACACTAAGGAAGAGTCACGGTTTTTTCTTCTGCTCTTGCAACTTGAAAGAGCTGGAACGAACGAACTGCGTGATTACTTCATGGAGGAAATCAAAGACATCCTCAGTAAGCGCAGCGAGATTAAAAACCGGATTGATATCAAGAAGTCGCTTAAACCGGTGGATCAGCAGATCTATTATTCCAGCTGGTACTATGGTGCCATTCATATGCTCCTCTCAATCAAAGAGTTCCAGACCGCGGAGAAGATCATTGAGCGCCTTCACTTATCTCGCGAGAAGGTGACGGAGATCTTAAACTTTTTGCAAGACACGGGGTTAGCGGTTAAGAAGGGTGAGCACTATGAAATTGGGGTCACAAGAATTCACCTCAATAAAGATTCTCCTCAGATTCAAAGACACCATACCAACTGGCGCCTGCGTGCGATTGACTCCATTGATCTTAATCTTAATCAGGACCTCCATTATTCAAGTCTAGTATCTATGAGCCGCAAGGATGTGCCGGTGGTGAGAGAGATTCTTCTCAAAGCGATTGAAGATTGCCGTAAGGTGATTAAGGAATCGAAAGAGGAAGAGATCCAAGCTATCTGTATCGATTTCTTTAAAGGCTAA
- a CDS encoding polysaccharide deacetylase family protein, translating into MKIIKVLPLITLVGLVGCSTAPKHTHTHRTLASVNEIMSSQAVLNNRMERLMSGIFHGHLMGQIFLHDFDKQLDKSPNKALKSKTYMKLLSIRTHVDQFEHDFNDLYIDLVLATALPQYSEIQKQNAQEALDTFGKFYEGVKRDNKALPENLKPMILGNLREKITELYDELKELRDDESVTNNDPAVKEVLWKNMAKLRATRLSYFKEVKNYKVDEKLLQETIKAEKAKDSYKNLESSIQNLSEEIREYTSEIGRDTSSDTITPSAGKNGNISGQNFPAKTWSLTYDDGPGATTPDVIKNLQEKKIPATFFVLAQQVEKLPKTALSLKEAGFDIASHSYTHAQLTKEGVNLEREIGSSKKTIETKLDTKVKLFRLPYGAGVSVARVRQKIADHGMIHVFWTVDTLDWQDKNPTSIYNRTLKQMNASSKNAGIVLFHDIHKQSVTASSMLMDYFNQKKLTVCTVQGVVDQMNGVKESCK; encoded by the coding sequence ATGAAAATAATCAAAGTTCTTCCACTTATTACGCTCGTTGGTTTGGTGGGCTGTTCCACTGCACCAAAACATACACATACTCACCGAACTCTCGCTTCTGTCAATGAGATCATGAGCAGTCAGGCAGTATTGAATAACAGAATGGAAAGGCTTATGAGTGGTATTTTTCATGGCCACTTAATGGGTCAGATCTTTCTTCATGATTTTGATAAGCAATTGGACAAGTCTCCGAATAAGGCGCTGAAGTCAAAGACGTATATGAAGCTCCTTTCTATTCGTACTCATGTGGATCAGTTTGAACATGACTTCAATGATCTTTATATTGATCTGGTATTGGCGACGGCACTTCCTCAGTATTCTGAAATTCAAAAACAGAATGCTCAAGAGGCCCTCGATACTTTTGGTAAGTTCTATGAAGGGGTGAAGAGAGATAACAAGGCATTGCCTGAGAATTTAAAACCCATGATCCTGGGTAACCTTCGTGAAAAAATCACTGAGCTGTATGATGAGCTAAAGGAACTTCGTGATGATGAGTCAGTCACAAACAATGATCCGGCCGTGAAGGAAGTGCTATGGAAGAACATGGCAAAACTTCGCGCGACCAGACTTTCATACTTCAAAGAAGTGAAAAATTACAAGGTCGATGAGAAGCTTCTGCAAGAGACTATCAAAGCTGAGAAGGCAAAAGACAGTTATAAGAATTTAGAATCAAGTATTCAGAATTTGTCTGAAGAAATCAGAGAATATACTTCAGAAATCGGCCGTGACACTAGTTCTGATACGATCACGCCGTCGGCAGGAAAGAACGGTAATATTTCGGGCCAAAATTTTCCGGCCAAAACTTGGTCTTTAACTTATGATGATGGTCCGGGTGCCACAACTCCGGATGTGATCAAGAACCTCCAAGAAAAGAAAATCCCGGCGACGTTCTTTGTGCTGGCCCAGCAAGTAGAGAAGCTTCCCAAGACCGCTCTGTCTCTAAAAGAGGCGGGCTTTGATATCGCGAGCCACTCCTATACACATGCGCAGCTCACGAAAGAGGGAGTTAATCTGGAAAGAGAGATCGGTTCTTCTAAAAAAACCATCGAGACGAAACTTGATACAAAGGTGAAGCTCTTCCGCCTTCCGTATGGCGCTGGGGTGAGTGTGGCCAGAGTTCGTCAGAAGATCGCAGATCATGGCATGATTCACGTGTTCTGGACGGTGGATACGCTGGACTGGCAGGACAAGAACCCGACGTCGATTTATAACCGTACGTTAAAACAGATGAATGCTTCGTCTAAAAACGCTGGTATTGTTCTTTTTCACGATATTCACAAGCAATCTGTGACAGCTTCATCAATGCTGATGGATTATTTCAATCAGAAGAAGCTGACTGTTTGTACGGTGCAGGGAGTGGTGGATCAGATGAATGGTGTGAAGGAATCTTGTAAGTAA
- a CDS encoding response regulator: MKNILVVDDSAEARNLLEMILEDHGYIPIAASSGEEAIILLKTFKIDLIISDLEMRNGDGHWLLNQLKTFEKAPKIIIVSGDIRATEKYLISAGALAFFRKPYSLKLLMERVKSAF; this comes from the coding sequence ATGAAAAATATTTTAGTGGTAGATGATTCAGCTGAAGCTCGCAATCTCTTAGAGATGATTCTCGAAGATCACGGTTATATTCCTATCGCGGCCTCCTCGGGTGAAGAGGCAATTATCCTTTTAAAGACATTTAAAATTGATTTAATCATCTCAGATTTGGAAATGAGGAATGGTGATGGGCACTGGCTTTTAAATCAGCTTAAAACCTTTGAAAAGGCCCCTAAAATTATCATCGTTTCTGGAGACATTAGGGCGACCGAGAAATACCTTATTTCCGCTGGGGCCCTGGCCTTCTTCAGAAAGCCATACTCCCTCAAACTTTTAATGGAACGTGTGAAATCAGCCTTTTAG
- a CDS encoding helix-turn-helix domain-containing protein encodes MELAKNLLKLSRKKKMSIASLAKKSGVKQPTLHGWTTGRSVQNIDDLKRVCEVLEVGLHTLLFGRPDPYETNQKLLEEIFKGDITVTIHKIVKDD; translated from the coding sequence ATGGAACTAGCTAAAAATCTTCTGAAACTCTCTCGAAAAAAGAAAATGAGCATTGCTTCCCTGGCCAAAAAAAGCGGAGTCAAGCAACCTACTCTTCACGGATGGACCACGGGTCGCTCCGTGCAGAACATCGATGATCTAAAAAGAGTCTGCGAGGTTCTGGAAGTTGGACTTCATACTCTGCTCTTTGGTAGGCCCGATCCGTATGAGACCAATCAAAAACTGTTGGAAGAAATTTTTAAAGGTGATATTACTGTGACCATTCACAAGATTGTGAAAGACGATTAA
- a CDS encoding Kelch repeat-containing protein — protein MACCIIFSGCESEVHVWLVEAGKTVAPFHRYLKNRSNSNPAFTLNKLQDGRILLLGGAADSQTATPNAELFSLETNTWDTTSIAPMGVGRFFHTGSVLLDGRVLVTGGREGLNFFSSVEVYDPISNSWASSIPDMSLPRAGHTSSVLSDGRVLIVGGMSDNSTFLSSSEIYDPVTNTWDSVTVPPMTTARANHSASVLSDGRVLIMGGQGGSMTILSTMEIYNPVTNTWSTAAMPEQKALHSSTVLSDGRVMAIGGMGANNFVTNRVDIYDPASATWSVGASLNFPRLLHGSVLLSDGRVMVVGGANGPGTRTVEVFDPNKNEWLSNSFSAMASPLVAQTGNALPDGRLLIVGGTTDNLTTFLTPFMLDPTTYSWSTMAPITTGRIKHTSEVLLDGRVIAMGGTSDGTTALTSVEIYNPVTNSWSTVAPMPVGKHNHTSHVLLDGRVIVLGGRGATPLASAAIYDPTTNIWAALPPMSIARLEHASVLLQDGRVMAIGGSSTGANGLASAEIYDPGTNTWTLTAPMSVGRFYHTASVMADGRVMVTGGYAPSTSTRLKLTEIYDPTNNTWTVVAPLNFDRVEHTMHTLLDGRIMVLGGSGVAVMIPPAEIYDPVLNTWSLMNGAVEGTQRAFHSSTLLSDGRVVVVGGVGFFGASSSFAIYDPQTDLWISTRP, from the coding sequence ATGGCCTGTTGTATTATCTTTTCTGGTTGTGAATCAGAAGTTCATGTGTGGTTAGTGGAAGCTGGTAAGACCGTCGCTCCTTTTCATCGTTACTTAAAAAATCGCAGTAATTCTAATCCTGCTTTTACTCTCAATAAACTTCAGGATGGAAGAATTCTACTCTTGGGTGGGGCAGCTGATTCTCAAACTGCGACACCAAATGCGGAGCTGTTTTCACTAGAAACAAATACGTGGGACACCACGAGCATTGCTCCTATGGGAGTTGGAAGATTTTTTCATACTGGCAGTGTACTCTTGGACGGTAGAGTATTGGTGACAGGCGGTCGGGAAGGATTAAATTTTTTCTCGAGTGTTGAAGTTTATGATCCGATCTCCAACAGTTGGGCCTCGAGCATTCCAGATATGAGTCTCCCGAGGGCAGGGCATACCTCGAGTGTGCTTTCAGATGGAAGAGTTTTAATTGTCGGTGGGATGAGTGACAATTCGACTTTCTTATCAAGCTCAGAAATTTATGATCCTGTTACAAATACCTGGGACTCGGTGACGGTACCTCCGATGACTACAGCACGGGCCAATCATTCTGCAAGTGTACTTTCAGATGGAAGAGTTCTGATTATGGGTGGGCAGGGAGGCTCAATGACCATCCTCTCAACGATGGAAATTTATAATCCGGTGACTAATACCTGGAGTACTGCTGCTATGCCCGAGCAAAAAGCCCTACATTCATCGACTGTATTGTCTGATGGTCGAGTGATGGCGATTGGAGGAATGGGAGCAAATAATTTCGTTACGAACAGAGTTGATATTTATGATCCAGCGAGTGCGACTTGGTCAGTGGGTGCTTCTTTAAACTTTCCTCGACTGCTTCATGGGTCAGTTCTATTGTCAGATGGAAGAGTCATGGTCGTGGGTGGTGCAAATGGTCCAGGCACTCGTACAGTAGAAGTTTTTGATCCAAATAAAAATGAATGGCTAAGCAATTCCTTCTCGGCCATGGCGTCTCCTTTAGTCGCACAAACTGGGAATGCATTACCTGACGGAAGACTTTTAATAGTCGGAGGAACCACTGATAACCTAACGACATTTTTAACTCCCTTCATGCTTGATCCCACCACGTATAGCTGGAGTACAATGGCCCCAATCACTACTGGACGAATTAAACATACAAGCGAAGTTCTCCTTGACGGACGAGTCATCGCCATGGGTGGAACAAGTGATGGCACTACAGCACTAACCAGTGTTGAAATCTATAATCCAGTGACGAACAGTTGGTCGACAGTGGCCCCAATGCCGGTAGGAAAACACAATCATACTTCACATGTTCTTCTAGATGGCAGAGTAATAGTCTTAGGTGGGAGGGGGGCAACTCCTCTGGCCAGTGCCGCGATCTATGACCCTACTACCAATATTTGGGCGGCCCTTCCCCCAATGTCGATAGCGAGACTTGAACACGCCTCTGTTCTTTTACAAGATGGTCGAGTCATGGCAATTGGTGGTTCGAGTACTGGTGCCAATGGGCTTGCGAGTGCAGAGATCTATGATCCTGGAACAAATACCTGGACCTTGACGGCCCCTATGTCTGTGGGACGTTTCTATCATACTGCTTCAGTCATGGCAGACGGTCGGGTGATGGTAACTGGTGGCTATGCACCAAGTACTTCAACTCGGCTTAAGCTGACTGAAATTTATGATCCTACTAATAATACCTGGACCGTGGTGGCCCCTCTGAACTTTGATAGAGTTGAGCATACTATGCATACTCTTTTAGATGGTCGAATCATGGTTCTTGGAGGAAGTGGTGTTGCCGTGATGATTCCACCTGCGGAAATTTATGACCCCGTACTTAATACGTGGTCACTCATGAATGGAGCAGTAGAAGGAACCCAACGAGCTTTTCATTCTTCAACTCTTCTTTCCGATGGGCGAGTAGTCGTAGTGGGAGGAGTTGGCTTTTTTGGAGCGAGTTCAAGCTTCGCTATTTATGATCCTCAAACAGACTTATGGATCAGCACGCGACCTTAA
- a CDS encoding Kelch repeat-containing protein, whose translation MSVMTNTTEIYSLETNTWSSVGISPMGTARSQHAASVLGDGRVLVTGGKSDAVTFLTSAEIYDPVTNTWDSSGVPSMASPRNGHTSTVLLDGRVLVIGGASDGSTYLATSEIYDPVTNTWDSATVPPMSTPRGSHTATILADGKVLVIGGNDNGTPLSTMEIYDPVTNSWSVRAMPSSRFSHTATAMQDGKVLVVGAMVSNTSGSAQVDIYDPATDSWTGVSSLNLSRYAHSATKLSDGRIMVAGGANGMPLNSVEVYDPIKNKWFTHSFSGMSFDIGLHTSNLLPTGQVFVAGGIDKDMNRTTLAQIFNPVTSSWQTVSSMSIGRTEHTSSVLDDGRVLIAGGTPDNASKLSSAEIYDPGLNTWSVAAPMSTGRMLHTATVLNDGRVLVVGGLGAGILASTEIYDPTTNTWSATASLSGPRALHQAVLLNDGRVFVMGGTPNNATALDTGEIYDPLANTWTVVAPMAVKRAYFSSNVLSDGRVFVAGGLDGIFLSSAEIYNPSTNSWSSVAPLPQARRAHTGALLPDDRVLVMGGTDNVSIFGSEIYDPVTDSWSTPGGAELEAKRIYHHSVVLNDGSVMLVGGFGMFGFFSSTLIFNPQTSSWMNERP comes from the coding sequence ATGTCTGTCATGACCAACACGACGGAAATATATTCATTGGAAACGAACACCTGGTCTTCGGTTGGCATTTCACCAATGGGAACAGCAAGGTCTCAACATGCAGCAAGTGTCCTCGGGGATGGGAGAGTGCTAGTGACAGGAGGAAAAAGTGATGCTGTTACTTTTTTAACAAGCGCTGAGATCTATGATCCTGTGACAAACACCTGGGACTCTTCGGGAGTACCAAGTATGGCCTCTCCCAGAAATGGACATACTTCAACTGTCCTTTTAGATGGACGTGTTTTGGTGATCGGTGGTGCGAGCGACGGCAGCACTTATTTGGCAACTTCAGAGATCTATGATCCGGTCACAAACACCTGGGACTCAGCAACTGTTCCACCCATGAGTACACCAAGGGGTTCCCATACCGCCACAATACTCGCAGATGGAAAAGTTTTAGTGATTGGTGGTAATGACAACGGAACTCCTCTTTCAACGATGGAAATTTATGATCCGGTAACAAACTCATGGAGTGTGAGAGCAATGCCTTCTTCAAGGTTCTCTCATACCGCAACGGCCATGCAGGACGGAAAAGTCCTGGTTGTAGGTGCAATGGTGAGTAATACCAGTGGATCGGCACAGGTCGATATTTATGATCCTGCCACTGATTCATGGACAGGGGTCTCTTCTCTCAATCTTTCGAGATATGCTCATAGTGCGACCAAACTTTCAGATGGAAGAATCATGGTAGCAGGTGGAGCGAATGGAATGCCTCTTAATAGTGTAGAGGTCTATGACCCGATAAAGAACAAGTGGTTCACTCATTCGTTTAGTGGAATGAGTTTTGATATAGGGTTGCATACTTCAAACCTTCTGCCTACGGGCCAGGTATTTGTGGCCGGTGGGATAGATAAAGATATGAACAGAACGACACTTGCCCAGATTTTTAATCCTGTTACATCTTCGTGGCAAACGGTCTCTTCTATGTCCATAGGCCGAACTGAACATACGTCCAGTGTTTTAGATGATGGGCGTGTGCTCATCGCAGGGGGAACCCCGGATAACGCGAGTAAATTATCCTCTGCTGAAATCTATGATCCTGGATTGAATACTTGGTCAGTAGCAGCTCCTATGTCTACAGGCAGAATGCTTCACACGGCAACTGTTCTTAATGATGGTCGTGTCTTGGTTGTTGGTGGACTAGGGGCGGGGATCTTGGCCAGTACTGAAATCTATGATCCAACTACCAATACATGGAGTGCGACGGCTTCTCTTTCTGGCCCAAGGGCCCTACACCAAGCTGTGCTCTTGAATGATGGTCGAGTCTTCGTCATGGGAGGAACTCCTAATAATGCTACAGCATTGGACACTGGAGAAATTTACGATCCTCTGGCCAACACTTGGACGGTGGTGGCACCAATGGCAGTAAAAAGGGCCTACTTTTCTTCAAATGTTTTATCAGATGGAAGAGTGTTCGTAGCAGGAGGATTAGATGGAATTTTTCTATCAAGCGCAGAAATCTATAATCCTTCGACTAATTCCTGGAGTTCTGTGGCCCCATTGCCTCAGGCCAGAAGGGCGCATACAGGAGCGCTCCTCCCAGATGATCGAGTGCTTGTTATGGGTGGAACCGACAACGTTTCAATTTTCGGGAGTGAAATTTACGACCCCGTAACAGATTCCTGGAGTACACCTGGAGGAGCTGAATTAGAAGCGAAGAGAATTTATCATCATTCGGTTGTCTTGAATGATGGTTCGGTGATGCTGGTAGGGGGATTTGGTATGTTTGGTTTCTTTTCCAGCACCTTGATTTTTAATCCCCAAACAAGCTCTTGGATGAATGAAAGGCCGTAG